AAAGGATGGTAGACCTTCAACACATACTCATACGTGCAAAAGACCTATGAAAAAGGGGTAAGAAATGAAAAGAGCACAATTGTTATTGCGCTAATTTTCTGATTATTTACAATAGTAGCATAGTTTAGGCTTGTATGCAATTCTTCTTTCACAATTTCATTATGGAAGATAGGGTATAAAAAAAGACCCTGGTCAAAACCAGAGTCTTTCATAGAAAGCGAAAAAGTTTCTAGCACTTACATGTTTAGCTCCAGGGCAAAGCGAAAGCAAGCTCCTGCATCTCATTACGATAAGTCAACATCGGGGTTCGCTCCGCTCTCCATGTTTCCTTTCGATCTACACGAGGTAGGAGGGTTCGACGTTGCTGCGTGACGCAGCGGTTTTAAACGAACCTCCATTAAATCACTGTTAGACAGTTTATACGTCGTAAGTAGTGTGCTTGTCTCTAATCATTAGCTAATGTTTTAAAGGATTTTTCAACAGCTTTCAGAGTTTCTTGAATATCTTCTTCTGTATGAGCGATGGTCAAGAACCATGCTTCGAATTTAGAAGGTGCTAGGTTAATTCCTTCTTGAAGCATTAAATGGAAGAAACGCGAGAACATATCTCCGTTTGAGGCTTCTGCTTGCTCATAATTTTCAATCTCTGTATCTGTAAAATAAACAGTTAACGCACCTTTTAATCGGTTAACCTTTACAGGGAGATTATATGTTTTTGCATGTTTGAGGATGCCTTTCTCTAACATCGAGCCAAGCTTGTCGAGTTTTTCGTATGTGCCTTCTTGCTTAAGTACTTCAAGGCATGCGATACCGGATGAGATAGATGCGGGGTTACCAGCCATTGTACCTGCTTGATAAGCAGGACCAAGTGGAGCAACCTGTTCCATAATATCCATTCGTCCACCGTAGGCACCTATAGGGAGACCACCACCGATAATTTTACCGAGGGCTGTCATATCTGGTTCTACTCCAACCAAGTCTTGTGCACTTCCGTAAGTGAAACGAAACGCTGTAATAACCTCATCATAAATGACAAGAGCTCCTGCATCGTGGGCTATGTTATTGACTTCTTGCAAGAAGCCTGGTTTCGGTTCAACTATTCCGAAGTTACCTACAATAGGTTCAACTAAGACAGCTGCTACCTCCTCACCATGAACCTCGATAGCCTCACGGAATGATTCCACATCATTGAAAGGAACAGTGATTACTTCTTGTGCAATAGACTTAGGAATCCCTGCAGAATCAGGGGTGCCAAGTGTGGCGGGTCCAGAACCTGCTGCTACAA
The sequence above is drawn from the Pontibacillus yanchengensis genome and encodes:
- a CDS encoding glutamate-1-semialdehyde 2,1-aminomutase, which produces MNIDQSVALYKEAEEHMVGGVNSPSRAYKGVGGGTPIFMEKAEGAYFWDVDGNKYIDYLGAYGPIIAGHAHPHIARAIADSAYNGVLYGTPTKLENRFAKMLKEAIPSMEKVRFVNSGTEAVMTTIRVARAYTNRTKVIKFSGCYHGHSDLVLVAAGSGPATLGTPDSAGIPKSIAQEVITVPFNDVESFREAIEVHGEEVAAVLVEPIVGNFGIVEPKPGFLQEVNNIAHDAGALVIYDEVITAFRFTYGSAQDLVGVEPDMTALGKIIGGGLPIGAYGGRMDIMEQVAPLGPAYQAGTMAGNPASISSGIACLEVLKQEGTYEKLDKLGSMLEKGILKHAKTYNLPVKVNRLKGALTVYFTDTEIENYEQAEASNGDMFSRFFHLMLQEGINLAPSKFEAWFLTIAHTEEDIQETLKAVEKSFKTLAND